CACGGCGTTCAGCACCTTGCCCGATGCGCTGCGGGTGGCCATGGGCCCGTCCTTGGGTTCAAAGACCGGGACGGCCTCTTCCCACGAAGGCGGGAGCTCTCCCTTCTGCAGGCGCTCCCATTCCTCAGATAGTTCAGGATACTTTCCGGCATAAGACGCATGGATTTCCGCCCATTGATTTTCCGCCTTTTTCCCTTTGGCAAGGGCCTCTCTGAAAAGATCGAGCGCCTTCTCAGGGACATAAAAAGCCGGTTCCAGCGGCCAGCCGAGTTTCTCCTTGGTCAGCTTGACCTCGAGAGCCCCCAGTGGAGAGCCGTGGGCATCGGCCGTGTCCTGTTTATTCGGACTCCCGAACCCGATATGCGTGCGGGAGATGATGAGCGAAGGCCGACCTGTCTCCTGCTGTGCTGATCGGATGGCGCTCCCGATCTGCTCCAGATCGTTCCCGTCCACGTGCTGGACATGCCAGTGGTAGGCCTCAAACCGCTTCCCCACGTCCTCAGTGAAGGCGAGATCCGTGGACCCTTCAATGGAGATCTTGTTGTCCGAATAGAGATAGATGATCTTACCCAGGCCCAGGTGCCCTGCCAGAGACGCCGCCTCCGAGGAGATCCCTTCCATCATATCCCCGTCGCTCACGATGGCATAGATATAATAGTCGACCAGATTGAAACCCGGTCGGTTGAAATACTGCGCCAGGTAGGCCTCGGCCATGGCCATGCCCACGCCGGTTCCGAACCCCTGCCCGAGCGGGCCCGTGGTGGTCTCGATCCCATGATCAGGGCTGTATTCCGGATGGCCGGCCGTGGGGCTCTCCCACTGTCTGAACTGTTTGAGATCCTCGATGGAGAGGGGATATCCGGTAAGAAAGAGCAGGGAATAAAGGAGCATGGATCCGTGCCCGGCGGAGAGGACGAAGCGGTCCCGGTTGCCCCATCGGGGATTTTTCGGGTTGTGCTTCAGGAACCGCGTCCAGAGCACATAGGCCATGGGCGCATCCCCCATGGGCATGCCCGGATGTCCTGACTTGGCCTTTTCCACGCCGTCCACGGCCAGCATGCGGATGGTGTTGATACACAATGGGTCCAGATTCTCCTTTTCCATCTCTTCGTCTTCCTCCTCTTCTCAAGTCTATTTTGGTCGCTCCGGCCTTTCGGCGGATAAAAAAACTATAGCCTACCTCTTATGAATTTACAAGCGAATATCCTGCGAGTCATGCTGCATGGCATAACCGCAGCAATGTTTTGCATTCCAGGTCAGCATTTTATGATTAGGCCCGGCGCCGTTTGGATACACATGTTGATCATCATCCGACCACCTGGCGAAAGCGTTTTGAGTAACCTGAACCCAAAGCATCAAACCGGTGACGAAC
This portion of the Nitrospirae bacterium CG2_30_53_67 genome encodes:
- a CDS encoding transketolase; this translates as MEKENLDPLCINTIRMLAVDGVEKAKSGHPGMPMGDAPMAYVLWTRFLKHNPKNPRWGNRDRFVLSAGHGSMLLYSLLFLTGYPLSIEDLKQFRQWESPTAGHPEYSPDHGIETTTGPLGQGFGTGVGMAMAEAYLAQYFNRPGFNLVDYYIYAIVSDGDMMEGISSEAASLAGHLGLGKIIYLYSDNKISIEGSTDLAFTEDVGKRFEAYHWHVQHVDGNDLEQIGSAIRSAQQETGRPSLIISRTHIGFGSPNKQDTADAHGSPLGALEVKLTKEKLGWPLEPAFYVPEKALDLFREALAKGKKAENQWAEIHASYAGKYPELSEEWERLQKGELPPSWEEAVPVFEPKDGPMATRSASGKVLNAVAAMLPMLIGGSADLSPSNNTHLKGFGNYGRESRERNLHFGVREHAMGAILNGMALSGLIPYGGTFLVFSDYMRGAIRLAALMGQRVIYVFTHDSIGLGEDGPTHQPVEHLPALRAIPNLTVIRPADANETAWAWRVALSHRQGPVALILTRQNLPVMDRGRYAPADGLTRGAYVLADAKKGKPDLLILATGSEVSIALESYEKLTAEGLAVRLVSMPSWELFEKQPAAYKEEVLPSGVRARLAVEAASPMGWHRYVGRQGEVIGIERFGASAPGKVVMEKLGFTSENIVTRARKLLRRG